One window of Oscillospiraceae bacterium genomic DNA carries:
- a CDS encoding nucleoside triphosphate pyrophosphohydrolase family protein produces the protein MNFNEYQALAMRTAGDYSKDSLILNGVMGLCGEAGECIDIVKKHKFQGHALDAEKLLDEASDCLWYLAIIASGLDITLEEIAIHNVEKLKKRYPDGFDVSKSRIRLNKEKSL, from the coding sequence ATGAACTTTAACGAATATCAAGCCTTAGCAATGAGAACGGCTGGTGACTATTCAAAAGACAGTTTGATTTTGAACGGTGTGATGGGGCTGTGCGGTGAAGCAGGGGAATGCATCGATATTGTCAAGAAACATAAATTTCAAGGTCATGCGTTGGATGCCGAAAAATTATTGGACGAAGCTTCTGATTGTTTGTGGTATTTAGCCATCATCGCGTCAGGCTTAGACATTACGTTGGAAGAGATTGCTATCCACAATGTAGAAAAGCTTAAAAAGCGTTATCCTGATGGCTTTGATGTTAGCAAAAGCAGAATTAGACTGAATAAGGAGAAATCTCTATGA